A stretch of Paludisphaera borealis DNA encodes these proteins:
- a CDS encoding FG-GAP-like repeat-containing protein, which translates to MSHRLLVPVLVLVLLVLLAASGWLAVHAYRDRRFQDDLRLAREDLEAERYPSALERLDRLAQSRPTDGEVAYWLGVGSMQSGDLAAAIAAFGSVPENDPRAAQAALATGRAALDLGRYRIAEAALERAARASGQVGEEASRALGPLYAVTGRTDDYRRLLLHRIERLQDPTELLRTLGEIAGTSYPVDGVRQALDDAHRKSPDDDRVWLGLANLEIRAGRFDEADRWLSKCEQSAPADPLVRLARLHLSKAADRPLEAVQAAAQVPSDRLSTIEKHRLRAWLASKAGDRGAERTSLEAVLAIGPGDLAAIERLADIAAEDGQVERVSTLRRRKADLEAVRERRRVLFAEADPSAHAAELAAVSESLGDREEAKAWWRLAERKTREPSTQSAAAARIKALAVAPSEPSSEDRNRTVADWLGPIVAKVEARRPAPASAAVPVYRDEAAIRGLNFTFDNGRSDRRQLPETMSGGVGVLDFDGDGRLDVYTVQGGAFPPRPSQPFGDRLFHNRGDGKFEDATEAAGLAKFPGGYGHGVAVGDYDGDGRPDLFVTRWRSYALYRNKGDGTFEDATKASGLGGDRDWPTSAAFADLDGDGDLDLYVCHYLKWDENDPMDCPNPSKPGLSYCDPRLFPALPDHVFRNDGGRFVDVTEGSGIVDANGRGLGVVAADLDGDGKLDLFVANDTTPNYYFRNLGGFKFVDEAAESGLAAAAGGGYLAGMGIACGDLDDDGKIDLAVTNFYGESTSLYHNHGGGVFSDRSTAAGLAAPTRYMLGFGIAAFDADNDGRLDLAQANGHVNDYRPATPYAMPAQLFRGVGSGRLADVSDRSGASWSVPRLARGLAVGDLDSDGRPEVIILSENQPLACLRQADSTNHHIGFKLVGDTSNRDAVGAEVAITAGGRRQIGYRHGGGSYQSAGTPLLHFGLGTATVVDRAEIHWPSGRRQVIDKMAADHVYQIREGDPEPKQFP; encoded by the coding sequence ATGTCGCATCGCCTGCTGGTTCCCGTCCTGGTTCTGGTCTTGCTCGTCCTGCTTGCGGCGTCGGGCTGGCTGGCCGTGCACGCCTATCGCGATCGGCGGTTTCAGGACGACCTCCGTCTCGCCCGTGAAGACCTCGAAGCCGAGCGCTATCCCAGCGCCCTCGAGCGTCTCGATCGGCTCGCCCAAAGCCGCCCCACGGACGGCGAGGTCGCGTACTGGCTCGGCGTCGGCTCGATGCAATCCGGCGACCTCGCGGCGGCCATCGCGGCGTTCGGGAGCGTGCCCGAAAACGACCCCCGCGCGGCTCAGGCCGCGCTCGCGACTGGCCGGGCGGCTCTCGATCTCGGCCGCTACCGAATCGCCGAGGCTGCGCTGGAGCGGGCTGCGCGAGCCAGCGGCCAGGTCGGCGAAGAGGCGTCGCGAGCGCTTGGACCGCTGTACGCGGTGACCGGCAGAACCGACGATTACCGTCGACTCTTACTTCACAGGATCGAGCGGCTGCAAGATCCGACCGAGTTGTTGCGAACACTCGGCGAAATCGCCGGGACCTCGTATCCCGTCGACGGCGTCCGCCAGGCCCTCGACGACGCGCATCGGAAAAGTCCGGACGACGACCGCGTCTGGCTCGGCCTGGCGAACCTCGAAATCCGCGCGGGGCGCTTCGACGAGGCGGATCGGTGGCTGTCGAAGTGCGAGCAGTCGGCCCCGGCCGATCCGCTCGTCCGGCTCGCCCGGCTGCACTTGAGCAAGGCCGCCGACCGGCCCCTCGAGGCGGTCCAGGCCGCGGCCCAGGTTCCATCCGACCGACTGTCGACGATCGAAAAACACCGACTGCGGGCGTGGCTGGCGTCGAAGGCCGGTGATCGCGGCGCCGAGCGAACCAGCCTCGAAGCGGTCCTGGCGATCGGGCCGGGCGACCTCGCGGCGATCGAGCGGCTGGCTGACATCGCAGCCGAGGACGGCCAGGTGGAACGGGTGTCGACTCTCCGCCGCCGCAAGGCCGACCTTGAGGCCGTCCGCGAGCGTCGACGCGTCTTGTTCGCCGAGGCCGACCCGTCGGCCCACGCGGCCGAGCTGGCGGCCGTGTCCGAGAGTCTGGGCGACCGCGAGGAAGCGAAAGCCTGGTGGCGGCTGGCCGAGCGGAAAACGCGCGAGCCATCGACCCAGTCCGCCGCCGCCGCCCGGATCAAGGCGCTTGCCGTTGCTCCGTCGGAACCGTCCTCCGAGGACCGAAACCGCACCGTCGCCGATTGGCTCGGGCCGATCGTCGCGAAGGTCGAGGCCAGGAGGCCCGCGCCCGCTTCGGCGGCCGTTCCCGTTTACCGCGACGAGGCCGCGATCCGGGGGCTAAATTTCACCTTCGACAACGGCCGGAGCGACCGCAGGCAGCTTCCCGAGACGATGAGCGGCGGGGTGGGCGTCCTCGATTTCGACGGCGACGGCCGGCTCGACGTCTACACCGTCCAGGGGGGCGCATTTCCGCCGCGACCGTCGCAGCCGTTCGGTGATCGGCTGTTTCACAATCGCGGCGACGGCAAGTTCGAGGACGCCACCGAGGCGGCCGGACTCGCGAAGTTCCCCGGCGGTTACGGCCACGGCGTGGCGGTCGGCGACTACGACGGCGACGGTCGCCCCGACCTGTTCGTCACGCGGTGGCGAAGCTATGCGCTCTATCGCAACAAGGGCGACGGAACCTTCGAGGACGCCACCAAGGCGTCGGGACTGGGGGGCGATCGCGACTGGCCGACCTCGGCGGCCTTCGCCGATCTCGACGGCGACGGCGACCTCGACCTCTACGTCTGCCATTACCTGAAGTGGGACGAGAACGATCCGATGGACTGTCCCAATCCTTCGAAGCCGGGGCTCTCCTACTGCGACCCTCGCCTGTTCCCCGCGCTTCCGGACCACGTCTTCCGCAACGACGGCGGCCGGTTCGTGGATGTGACCGAGGGCTCGGGGATCGTCGACGCCAACGGTCGAGGCCTGGGGGTGGTGGCTGCCGACCTCGACGGCGACGGCAAGCTCGACCTCTTCGTCGCCAACGACACGACGCCCAACTACTATTTTCGCAACCTCGGCGGCTTCAAGTTCGTTGACGAGGCCGCCGAGTCGGGCCTGGCGGCGGCGGCCGGCGGCGGCTACCTGGCCGGCATGGGGATCGCTTGCGGCGATCTCGACGACGACGGCAAAATCGACCTGGCCGTGACGAACTTCTACGGCGAGTCGACGAGCCTGTACCACAACCACGGCGGCGGCGTGTTCAGCGATCGCTCGACGGCCGCCGGCCTCGCCGCCCCCACGCGCTACATGCTCGGCTTCGGGATCGCCGCTTTCGACGCCGACAACGACGGCCGGCTCGACCTGGCGCAGGCCAACGGCCACGTCAACGACTACCGGCCGGCCACTCCATACGCGATGCCCGCGCAGCTCTTTCGGGGCGTCGGGTCCGGCCGGCTCGCGGACGTCTCCGATCGATCGGGGGCCTCCTGGTCCGTCCCCCGCCTGGCGCGCGGTCTGGCGGTCGGCGACCTGGATTCCGACGGCCGCCCTGAAGTCATCATCCTGTCCGAGAACCAGCCGCTCGCCTGTTTGCGGCAAGCGGACTCGACCAACCACCACATCGGCTTCAAGCTCGTCGGCGACACGTCGAATCGCGACGCCGTCGGCGCGGAAGTGGCGATCACGGCCGGCGGCCGACGCCAGATCGGCTATCGCCACGGCGGCGGCAGCTACCAGTCGGCGGGAACTCCCCTGCTCCATTTCGGCCTGGGAACGGCGACCGTCGTCGACCGCGCCGAGATTCACTGGCCGTCGGGTCGTCGCCAGGTGATCGATAAGATGGCGGCGGATCACGTCTATCAGATCCGCGAGGGCGATCCCGAGCCGAAGCAGTTCCCCTGA
- a CDS encoding type II secretion system F family protein: protein MILTLETMVPLVVFAAITLAVWACLSAFAGRPAAGDERLRRIMNPANGRQASEESIAKRQERFHKQVTQAADKLGRSLRPSDAEELGKVRVKLLNAGFRHEQSVAVFYGAKLILLLVGLAIAFPVLFLRSGMTTNTLTLTIIGGAVGFYLPGMIVDSFKKRRFEAIFLGLPDALDLMVVCIEAGLGLDAAMRRVTSELSTSCPVLCEEFAIANFQLQMGRARRDVLRDLGVRTGVDDMRSLAAVIIQAEKFGASVGSALRVQSDAMRLKRRHLAEERAAKTAVKIMIPLILFIFPGVFVVLVGPAAIQIATVMMKKG, encoded by the coding sequence ATGATCCTGACTCTCGAAACTATGGTACCGCTGGTCGTCTTCGCGGCGATCACCCTGGCCGTCTGGGCGTGCCTGAGCGCCTTCGCCGGTCGGCCGGCGGCCGGCGACGAACGGCTCCGGCGGATCATGAACCCCGCCAACGGGCGGCAGGCGTCCGAGGAGTCGATCGCCAAGCGGCAAGAGCGATTCCACAAGCAGGTCACCCAGGCGGCCGACAAGCTCGGTCGATCGTTGCGTCCGTCCGACGCCGAGGAACTGGGCAAGGTTCGGGTCAAACTTCTCAACGCCGGCTTCCGTCACGAGCAGTCCGTCGCCGTCTTCTACGGCGCCAAGTTGATCCTGCTGCTGGTGGGCCTGGCCATCGCGTTTCCGGTGCTGTTTCTCAGGTCGGGGATGACGACCAACACGCTGACCCTGACGATCATCGGCGGCGCGGTCGGCTTCTATCTGCCGGGAATGATCGTCGATTCGTTCAAGAAGCGGCGGTTCGAGGCGATCTTCCTCGGCCTGCCCGACGCGCTCGACCTGATGGTCGTCTGCATCGAAGCCGGGCTCGGCCTCGACGCCGCCATGCGGCGCGTGACGTCAGAGCTGTCGACCTCGTGCCCCGTCCTCTGCGAAGAGTTCGCCATCGCCAATTTCCAGCTCCAGATGGGCCGCGCGCGGCGCGACGTTCTGCGCGACCTCGGGGTGCGCACCGGCGTCGACGACATGCGGTCGCTGGCCGCCGTCATCATTCAGGCCGAGAAGTTCGGCGCGAGCGTCGGCTCCGCGCTTCGCGTTCAATCCGACGCCATGCGGCTCAAGCGGCGGCACCTGGCGGAAGAACGAGCCGCGAAGACCGCCGTGAAGATCATGATCCCGCTGATTCTCTTCATCTTTCCAGGCGTCTTCGTCGTGCTGGTCGGTCCTGCGGCAATCCAGATCGCCACGGTCATGATGAAGAAAGGCTGA
- a CDS encoding DEAD/DEAH box helicase, translated as MIILHASAWGGRFVLWGETSTGMPEQPTRKRKSTRGAEPARVSRSRFALDADHLAEAASSEVPGVAFSKQPPRHWVAWLPSNERGALPSSPLLTDGPEDQGAVKIAPWETPALILTTEQAVAVLLAAVDRTTWGPGVVVGKSLNYWATVLRFAGALVARQRYLPGLIADAVGPTFQAVWEPVLTGAERLQAEHLARLMPHACRALGPDDGEPPRSSASDLLAETLGAVVDYLVRSASGPPGKVQRRFPSLHDQWLYALRSPDGHMTGDPVELAKLAEQTRQWRQPLDVAASAPFRLCLRLEEPEAESGKDADRWRIAYLLQAVGDPSLLVPAATAWKGSGREAAILERDGFRPREYLLSALGQAAALSPRIEASLKSAAPSGYTLDAAGAYEFLSEKAGVLEEAGFGVFLPAWWTRKGTKLRLAARAVVASPKMTSKAGLSLDEVLKFRWEVALGDETLTLSELKALAKLKTPLVKVRGRWVELNPEEIQAALAYWTAKGETSITAREAVHMALGAAKPPGSLDFEGVKASGWLADLLAQLEGASGFETLDPPDGFHGELRPYQTRGFSWLGFLGRWGFGACLADDMGLGKTIQTLALIQREWESRPARRRKPTLLICPTSVVGNWSKEAARFTPDLPVMVHHGLERARGADFKKQAAKHALVLSSYALLHRDFEVLKQPAWTALVLDEAQNIKNPQTKQAKAARALQAEHRIALTGTPVENHVGDLWSIIEFLNPGWLGTQAEFKRTFHVPIQVGRDPEAARRLQRLTAPFVLRRLKSDKSIIADLPEKLEMKVFCTLTKEQGSLYAAVVEETAERIESTEGVQRKGIVLATLMKLKQVCNHPAQFLGDHSAVSGRSGKLARLTEMLDEALSVGDRALVFTQFAEMGTLLKNHLQETFGREVLFLHGATPKAQRDRMVERFQAKGDDGPPIFILSLKAGGTGLNLTAANHVFHFDRWWNPAVENQATDRAFRIGQTRRVQVHKFVCVGTLEERIDAMIEDKKEVAGRVVGSGEAWLTKLSNKELKDLFALRESALEG; from the coding sequence ATGATAATCCTTCACGCCTCCGCCTGGGGCGGCCGGTTTGTGCTCTGGGGCGAGACGTCGACGGGAATGCCGGAACAGCCGACGCGGAAACGAAAGTCGACGCGGGGTGCCGAGCCCGCGCGGGTTTCACGGTCCCGGTTCGCCCTTGATGCGGATCATCTCGCCGAGGCGGCGTCCTCCGAAGTCCCCGGCGTTGCGTTCTCCAAGCAGCCGCCGCGGCACTGGGTCGCTTGGCTGCCGTCGAACGAGCGAGGGGCGTTGCCGTCGAGCCCGCTTCTGACCGACGGGCCGGAGGATCAAGGCGCGGTCAAGATCGCTCCATGGGAGACGCCGGCCCTGATTTTGACGACCGAGCAGGCGGTCGCGGTCTTACTCGCCGCTGTCGACCGGACGACCTGGGGGCCGGGCGTGGTCGTCGGCAAGTCGCTGAATTACTGGGCGACCGTGTTGCGGTTCGCCGGGGCGCTCGTCGCGCGGCAGCGGTATCTTCCCGGCCTGATCGCGGACGCCGTCGGTCCGACGTTCCAGGCGGTCTGGGAGCCGGTGCTGACCGGCGCGGAGCGGCTCCAGGCCGAGCATCTCGCCCGGTTGATGCCGCACGCCTGCCGCGCGCTCGGGCCCGACGACGGCGAGCCGCCGCGGTCGTCCGCATCGGACTTGCTCGCCGAGACTCTGGGGGCGGTCGTCGACTACCTGGTGCGGTCCGCGTCGGGGCCGCCCGGCAAGGTCCAGAGGCGGTTTCCGAGCCTGCACGATCAGTGGCTCTACGCCCTGCGCTCGCCGGACGGCCATATGACAGGCGATCCCGTCGAGCTGGCGAAGCTGGCCGAACAAACGCGACAGTGGCGTCAGCCGCTCGACGTCGCCGCGTCCGCGCCGTTCCGGCTCTGCCTGCGGCTGGAAGAGCCGGAAGCCGAATCGGGCAAGGACGCCGACCGTTGGCGGATCGCCTATCTCCTCCAGGCGGTCGGCGACCCGAGCCTTTTGGTCCCGGCCGCGACCGCGTGGAAGGGGAGCGGGCGCGAAGCGGCGATCCTCGAACGCGACGGCTTCCGACCGCGCGAGTACTTGCTGTCGGCCCTCGGCCAGGCCGCCGCGCTGAGCCCTCGAATCGAAGCTAGCCTGAAATCGGCCGCGCCTTCGGGATACACGCTCGACGCCGCCGGGGCGTACGAATTCCTCTCGGAGAAGGCTGGAGTGCTGGAAGAGGCTGGCTTCGGCGTCTTCTTGCCCGCCTGGTGGACCCGCAAGGGGACCAAGCTCCGGCTGGCGGCACGGGCGGTGGTCGCGTCGCCAAAGATGACCAGCAAGGCCGGGCTGTCGCTCGACGAGGTCCTCAAGTTCCGCTGGGAGGTCGCGCTGGGGGACGAGACTCTAACGCTCAGCGAGTTGAAGGCCCTGGCGAAGCTCAAGACGCCGCTCGTTAAGGTGCGCGGCCGCTGGGTCGAGCTGAACCCGGAAGAGATCCAGGCGGCTCTCGCGTACTGGACGGCGAAGGGGGAGACGTCGATCACGGCCCGGGAGGCTGTGCACATGGCGCTCGGCGCTGCGAAACCTCCCGGCTCGCTCGATTTCGAGGGAGTGAAAGCGTCGGGATGGCTCGCGGACCTACTCGCCCAGCTCGAAGGGGCTTCGGGCTTCGAGACGCTCGACCCGCCCGACGGCTTCCACGGCGAGCTTCGGCCCTACCAAACGCGCGGTTTCTCGTGGCTCGGCTTCCTCGGCCGCTGGGGCTTCGGAGCCTGCCTGGCCGACGACATGGGTTTGGGCAAGACGATCCAGACCCTCGCCCTGATCCAGCGCGAATGGGAGTCGCGCCCTGCACGGCGTCGCAAGCCGACGCTCTTGATCTGCCCGACGTCGGTCGTCGGCAACTGGAGCAAGGAGGCCGCTCGGTTCACGCCCGATCTCCCCGTGATGGTCCATCACGGCCTGGAGCGCGCCCGGGGGGCCGACTTCAAGAAGCAGGCCGCGAAGCACGCCCTGGTGCTGTCGAGCTACGCGCTTCTACACCGTGACTTCGAAGTCTTGAAGCAGCCGGCGTGGACCGCGCTGGTGCTGGACGAGGCGCAGAACATCAAGAACCCGCAGACCAAGCAGGCGAAGGCGGCGCGGGCGCTCCAGGCCGAGCACCGCATCGCCCTGACCGGCACGCCGGTCGAGAACCACGTCGGCGACCTCTGGTCGATCATCGAGTTCCTGAATCCCGGCTGGCTCGGCACCCAGGCCGAGTTCAAGCGCACGTTCCACGTTCCGATCCAGGTCGGTCGCGATCCCGAGGCCGCCCGCCGGCTTCAGCGTCTGACCGCGCCGTTCGTCCTGCGACGGCTCAAGTCCGACAAGTCGATCATCGCCGACCTGCCAGAGAAGCTGGAGATGAAGGTCTTCTGTACGCTGACCAAGGAGCAAGGGTCGCTTTACGCCGCCGTGGTCGAGGAGACGGCCGAGCGGATCGAATCGACCGAGGGGGTCCAGCGCAAGGGGATCGTCCTGGCGACGCTCATGAAACTGAAACAGGTCTGCAATCATCCGGCGCAATTCCTCGGCGACCACTCGGCGGTCTCCGGCCGCTCGGGCAAGCTGGCGCGGCTGACGGAGATGCTCGACGAGGCGCTCTCGGTCGGCGACCGCGCTCTGGTTTTCACCCAGTTCGCCGAGATGGGGACGCTGCTCAAGAACCATCTTCAGGAGACGTTCGGCCGCGAGGTGCTGTTCCTCCACGGCGCGACGCCCAAGGCGCAGCGAGACCGGATGGTCGAGCGATTCCAGGCCAAGGGGGACGACGGGCCGCCGATCTTCATCCTCTCGCTCAAGGCCGGCGGAACGGGCTTGAACCTGACGGCCGCGAACCACGTGTTTCATTTCGACCGCTGGTGGAACCCGGCGGTGGAGAATCAGGCGACCGACCGCGCGTTCCGGATCGGCCAGACGCGGCGGGTGCAGGTTCACAAGTTCGTCTGCGTCGGCACGCTCGAAGAGAGGATCGACGCGATGATCGAGGATAAGAAGGAAGTCGCCGGACGGGTCGTCGGCAGCGGCGAAGCCTGGCTCACCAAACTCTCGAACAAGGAGTTGAAAGACCTGTTCGCACTGCGGGAATCCGCGCTGGAGGGCTGA
- a CDS encoding DUF1559 domain-containing protein, with protein sequence MSSSVRRGFTLIELLVVIAIIAVLIALLLPAVQSAREAARRAQCVNNLKQIGLAMHNYHQSVGTFPQGKSEAAADPYLQNKNYAGWTEWSAHAEMLPYMEQTPIYNSINFMYAGGYNSASFINGTAWKAVIAAYMCPSDGNVARGTVSIGTGTPNTNSYRGSIGTTSASWNWTPGPGYSSAPPDPLGIAGGQTNISSSTGVFTYWYSYGIRDITDGTSNTIAFSESLVGDVSNPSVFRPNNSVTGVGGATAGSVFDASIIPIATLTSALQACTQAYKQGATNGNTNISNVNGNRWGWGATTMTLFHTIVPPNSKQYSFNSCRQDCGGCGPDDSSFSNAQSNHPGGVNCLMGDGSVKFIKDSVNMVTWMQLGTKANGEVISSDAY encoded by the coding sequence ATGAGTTCCAGTGTACGTCGGGGGTTCACTCTAATTGAACTCCTCGTGGTTATCGCCATCATCGCCGTTTTGATCGCCTTGCTCTTGCCCGCCGTCCAGTCCGCCCGCGAGGCCGCTCGCCGCGCCCAGTGCGTCAACAACCTGAAGCAGATCGGGTTGGCGATGCACAACTACCACCAGTCCGTCGGCACGTTCCCCCAGGGGAAATCGGAGGCTGCGGCCGATCCGTACCTCCAGAATAAGAATTACGCCGGCTGGACCGAGTGGAGCGCCCACGCCGAGATGCTCCCTTACATGGAGCAGACGCCGATCTACAACTCGATCAACTTCATGTATGCGGGTGGTTACAACTCCGCCTCGTTTATCAACGGCACCGCCTGGAAGGCCGTGATCGCCGCTTACATGTGTCCCTCCGACGGCAACGTCGCGCGCGGCACCGTGTCGATCGGCACTGGCACCCCCAATACGAACAGCTATCGGGGCAGCATTGGCACTACAAGCGCGAGCTGGAACTGGACGCCGGGTCCTGGCTACTCGTCCGCTCCGCCCGACCCGCTCGGTATTGCCGGCGGTCAGACGAACATCTCCTCCTCGACGGGGGTTTTCACCTACTGGTACTCGTACGGCATTCGCGACATCACGGACGGCACCTCGAACACGATCGCGTTCTCTGAGTCGCTCGTCGGCGACGTGAGCAACCCGTCCGTGTTCCGGCCGAATAATTCGGTGACCGGCGTTGGCGGCGCCACCGCCGGGTCCGTGTTCGACGCTTCGATCATTCCGATCGCCACGTTGACCTCCGCACTTCAGGCTTGCACGCAGGCTTACAAGCAGGGGGCGACCAACGGCAACACCAACATCTCGAACGTGAACGGCAATCGCTGGGGCTGGGGCGCCACCACGATGACCCTGTTCCACACGATCGTTCCGCCGAACTCGAAGCAGTATTCGTTCAACTCCTGCCGCCAGGACTGCGGCGGCTGCGGTCCGGACGACTCTTCGTTCTCGAACGCCCAGAGCAACCACCCGGGCGGCGTCAACTGCCTGATGGGCGACGGCTCCGTCAAGTTCATCAAGGATTCGGTCAACATGGTCACCTGGATGCAGTTGGGCACCAAGGCCAACGGCGAGGTCATCAGCTCCGACGCTTATTGA
- a CDS encoding CpaF family protein has product MPEPEPPRKPEGPSEAEQQYETLKRHIHMQLVDRLDMNRVAEMDPKTLRNEIRALVEQLCDTENPLLNRNERQRLVNEVLDETFGFGPLELLLKDDKIGDIMINGPKKVYIEKGGRIQKSEVVFRDNDHLLQIIDRIVSRVGRRVDETSPMVDARLPNGSRFNAIIPPLALDGPTVTIRLFGSKPLSQHDLLKFKAFTPEMLTLMEGAMKARLNIIISGGTGSGKTTLLNTLSSFIQPDHRVITIEDAAELQLQQDHVVRLETRPPNIEGRGAVTATDLVKNALRMRPDRIIIGECRGAETLDMIQAMNTGHEGSMTTVHANTPRDAMSRLETMISMAGLELPIRALRSQFASAVDLIIQASRLQGGPRKVTSISEVVGMEGDTIIMQEIFAFRLIGVDADGRAFGEFSSTGIRPTFMDRLESSGVHVSPEIFRQKVLLKD; this is encoded by the coding sequence ATGCCTGAACCGGAGCCGCCGCGGAAGCCCGAGGGGCCCTCCGAAGCCGAGCAGCAGTACGAGACGCTCAAGCGTCACATTCACATGCAGCTCGTCGACCGGCTCGACATGAACCGGGTCGCCGAGATGGACCCGAAGACTCTCCGCAACGAGATCCGGGCGCTTGTCGAGCAGCTTTGCGACACCGAGAACCCGCTGCTCAACCGCAACGAACGCCAGCGGCTGGTCAACGAGGTCCTCGACGAGACGTTCGGCTTCGGCCCGCTCGAACTGCTGCTCAAGGACGACAAGATCGGCGACATCATGATCAACGGCCCCAAGAAGGTCTATATCGAGAAGGGGGGGCGGATTCAGAAGTCGGAGGTCGTCTTCCGTGACAACGACCACCTGTTGCAGATCATCGACCGGATCGTTTCGCGCGTCGGCCGCCGGGTCGACGAAACCTCGCCGATGGTCGACGCCCGGCTCCCCAACGGCTCGCGGTTCAACGCCATCATCCCCCCCCTGGCCCTCGACGGCCCGACCGTCACCATCCGCTTGTTCGGCTCCAAGCCCCTCTCGCAGCACGACCTTCTCAAGTTCAAGGCGTTCACGCCCGAGATGCTCACGCTCATGGAAGGGGCGATGAAGGCCCGGCTCAACATCATCATTTCGGGCGGCACCGGCTCGGGCAAAACCACGCTCTTGAATACGCTGTCGAGCTTCATTCAGCCCGATCACCGGGTCATCACGATCGAGGACGCCGCCGAGCTTCAGCTCCAGCAAGACCACGTCGTCCGGCTCGAAACCCGGCCCCCCAACATCGAGGGCCGAGGCGCGGTGACCGCCACCGACCTCGTCAAAAACGCCCTCCGAATGCGGCCCGACCGGATCATCATCGGGGAGTGCCGGGGAGCCGAGACGCTCGACATGATCCAGGCGATGAACACCGGCCACGAGGGGTCGATGACCACCGTCCACGCCAACACACCCCGCGACGCCATGAGCCGTCTCGAAACCATGATCAGCATGGCCGGCCTCGAACTTCCGATCCGCGCGTTGCGGTCGCAGTTCGCCTCGGCCGTCGACCTCATCATCCAGGCCAGCCGCCTTCAGGGAGGCCCGCGCAAGGTGACGAGCATCTCGGAGGTGGTCGGCATGGAGGGCGACACGATCATCATGCAAGAAATCTTCGCCTTCCGTCTGATCGGCGTCGACGCCGACGGTCGCGCGTTTGGCGAATTCTCGTCGACCGGAATCCGGCCGACGTTCATGGACCGCCTCGAATCGTCGGGGGTGCACGTCTCGCCCGAGATCTTCCGTCAAAAGGTGCTGCTCAAGGACTGA
- a CDS encoding type II secretion system F family protein, with translation MDATLLISLAIGASVMLVVAALGGMTSAATAPADQRLEGLTSGVKGRAKADLSSGILLRPSAINLGGGSLWTRLIPDPERLNTLYEQADVSLPFNRFMMIVVGLGVVGALAAFAFGLSPLLAPLAGGFLAAIPFFWLMKRRSNRIRAFVDAMPEAVELISRALRAGHGLASGLRLVAEEMKGPIADEFHRVFEEQNLGVPIEISLRNLADRIPTMDVRFFVIAVVIQRATGGDLAEVLDKIGRLIRQRFELMGHVKALTAEGRLSGIVLLALPPGLLAFLSFTNYKYVSPLFTTPVGTKMLAATVAFQLLGAWMINKIVAIKV, from the coding sequence ATGGACGCGACGTTGCTGATATCACTGGCGATCGGGGCGAGCGTCATGCTCGTCGTGGCGGCGCTCGGCGGCATGACGTCCGCCGCGACGGCCCCGGCCGACCAGCGTCTGGAGGGCTTGACCAGCGGCGTCAAGGGCCGGGCCAAGGCCGATCTCTCCAGCGGCATCCTGTTGCGGCCGTCGGCCATCAACCTCGGCGGCGGCTCGCTCTGGACGAGGCTGATCCCTGATCCCGAGCGACTCAACACGCTCTACGAGCAGGCTGACGTCAGTCTGCCCTTCAACCGGTTCATGATGATCGTCGTCGGCCTGGGAGTCGTGGGGGCGCTCGCCGCGTTCGCGTTCGGGCTCTCGCCGCTGCTTGCGCCGCTGGCGGGCGGGTTCCTCGCGGCGATCCCTTTTTTCTGGCTCATGAAGCGGCGGAGCAATCGGATCAGGGCGTTCGTCGACGCCATGCCCGAAGCCGTCGAGCTGATCAGTCGCGCCCTTCGCGCCGGCCACGGCCTGGCGTCGGGCCTCAGGCTCGTCGCCGAGGAGATGAAGGGGCCGATCGCCGACGAGTTCCACCGCGTCTTCGAGGAGCAAAACCTCGGCGTGCCGATCGAGATCTCGCTCCGCAACCTGGCCGACCGGATACCGACTATGGACGTCCGGTTCTTCGTGATCGCCGTCGTCATCCAGCGCGCCACCGGCGGCGACCTCGCCGAAGTCCTCGACAAGATCGGTCGCCTGATCCGCCAGCGATTCGAACTGATGGGACATGTCAAGGCGCTCACGGCCGAGGGAAGGCTCTCGGGAATCGTCCTGTTGGCCCTTCCTCCGGGTCTTTTGGCATTCCTTTCATTTACGAACTATAAGTATGTCAGCCCCCTGTTCACGACGCCCGTGGGAACCAAGATGCTGGCCGCGACCGTCGCCTTCCAGCTCCTGGGAGCCTGGATGATCAACAAGATCGTGGCCATCAAGGTGTGA